The Flavobacteriales bacterium genomic sequence CGTAAGCTCCATCAGACGTTCCATCTCTTCCTGATAATTCACCATTGTATCCTATAACATGTTCGGCTTTGTCAAAAGTTCCTGAATTTCCATAATGGCCGTTTATAAAAAAGGTTCTCTCATATACATGCGAATGACCTGCCAAGCCAACATCAATACCATATGCCTCTAGGGTTGGCTGAATAAAATCCCTCATATTTACATGTCCGCTTTCTGTATCCGAATTATGAGTTCCATGCGTATAAGGACCGTGATGGTAAAGAGCAATTATCCAATCTTGAGTAGTTGCCTGAATATCCATTAGTAGCCAATCCTTTTGTGTTTGGTTCAATGACATCGAATTTGACTCCAATACAATGAAATGGATATTTCCATAATCGAATGAATAATAGGCCTCGGTACCTGATGCCACTCCTCCTGCCTCACCAGCCGTTGGGAAGGTGAAAATATCGTAATAGGGACCTGTCTGAGAATTAGAAAAAGCCGAATATCCATCGTGATTCCCAATGCACGACCATGTAACAGATTTTTTAAACATGTCGACATAAGGATCAAACAAACCAGTTTGATACTCGGTATCCGTTCCATCATCATACGCATTATCACCTAATAATAAAACCATATCGGTTTGACCTGGGTTAATTGATACAGTATCTACATAATTGTAATAAGCATTTTTGGCTGCTGTTTGTGGCCCCCAAAACCAACCTGCATCTCCAAGAATCCAAGCTCTTGTAAATTGGCTTGTTCCGATTGTGGGGCTAGACATGTAATACATGTTTGTATCGGCAACAAGAATTATGGATGAACTATCCGCTATATCATAATAGTACTTTGTATTGGGGGTTAACCCGGATAACATTAACTCATGGTCAGTATTTACAACCGTATCCGACACACTACTATTTAATGCTCCAAGCGAAGTACCGTAATTTACTATTCCAAACGTAGCACTGTCCGTTCTCCATTTAATTATAACACTAGATGAGGTTCCTAATTGTAAATATGGTCCCCTTATTACTTGGGCCTGAACCAACATGGATGACAACATTAACGCAATAATATATTTTACTTTATTTCTCATAATCTAGTTTAGTTTTTAAACTTAACAAATCGCTTTGCAACTCCTTTATTGCTCGTGTACCTCGATGCCTTGGACTTAATAATTGAATGGAGGCATCCGCGTGTTCTATGGCTATTTCACAATCCGATATCCTTTTTAAGTCATGCAAATAAATAGCCTTCTTATAATACCAAAACTCCTTTCTATTATACTCGGAGATTAAAGAATCAAACTCAATAATTACTTTATCGGATTGATTCGAACTTATCAAATACTCAATCTTCTTGGTTCTCAAAGTAACTACTGTACTACCAAGTTTCTTAAGTCCAACGTCAATTGCATTAACCGCTCCTTCAAAATCGGTCGCATCAACCAACAATAATATTTCACTGTATTCAATTATATCGCTTGGTGTGATGTCTACAATATTGTTTACGACGAACTTATAGTGGATAAGGGATTCCGCATATCTATTGAGTTTTAATAATATTTGTGCTCTAAGCTTTCTCATCTTTACATCAGAGGTATCTTTATAATTATTGATTGCATCCAGTGCCGAAGTATAATTATTCAAGGCAACATACGACTCTGCAATTCTGTACTCTAGTACATTTTCTTGATTGCCAAATTCTTTCGATCTGGAATAATCCATTAAAGCTTGTTCGTATTCTTCGTGCTGATAATACAGAAACCCTCTTTGTAGATATAAGTGTGCATCGCTAGTATCCACAGAGATCTCCATGCTCTTATTAGTTATGCGTTCAGATAAATCTCCATGGGCTAGAACCAACAATGGAAGTAAGAATGAAAAAGAACAAATAATATTTTTATAAAAGATCATTTTTCAACGTTGCGTCAATCGTATAATTGTAATATTTAGAACATTACAACTATTTCATAGTCTCAATTTACCAATAAATAGTATGATATAATAATTACGTAGTTTTTCTCACTCTGACAACTTTCTACATCGTATACTTCGGGGTAAATTTAATATGATAATGCAGAGTATTCTTGTAGTAGATGATGAGCCAATGGCTCGTGAGATTCTAATTTCACAGTTAAGAACAAAATATCCCAGAATTGATGTTTATCAAGCCGATAACGGGGTTAACGCACTTGCGATGCTTAAACACATCACTCCTGATGTTGTTGTTTTTGATATTAACATGCCAAATATGAATGGATCACAATTGGTCCGATAAATTCAAATATTATACCCCTTCCTTAAAACAGTTATTCTTTCTTCTAAGCTTAGCAGCCATTTACTAATAGAAATGACCATTGAAGGAGGCGTAAACGGCTATATTTATAAAGGATATTTAATACAAAAAGGGGTAACCAGTATTGAAAAAGTATACAATGGAGAGTTTTACCTTTCTAAAAGTACAAAGTCTAAGATTAGCGCATAGCTACTCAATCCTTCCTTATTCTTTAATGTTTCATTAGATTTAGGATTCAATAGAATCAGCAAGAATGGCAGAAGAAGAAAAAGAAGAAACGATAGAGGTCAACACCTCTTCCAATTTATATTCTTGGCTAATTGAAAATAATACTAGCCTGGCATTTACTACCTATCAAGTGGGTAAAGTTGTTACGGTTGGCGTAAATCCTAACAAAACTGTAAACGTATCGGTTAATAGCTTTCGAAAATGTATGGGGATCGCTTTAAAAGATGAGACCATGTGGCTAAGCACTCTCTTTCAAATTTGGCGACTAGATAATGGTATTGTACCTGGTAGATTGTTCAACAATCATGACAAGGCATATGTTCCACAAGTTGGGTACACTACTGGTGATTTAGAGGTGCATGATCTAATAATAGGAATTGACGATAAGCCCGTTTTTGTGAATACTAGGTTTAATTGCCTAAGTACGATAAGCGACACACACAGTTTTATTCCTATTTGGAAACCTCCTTTTATTACAGATTTAGTTCCCGAAGACCGATGTCATTTAAACGGGCTTGCAGCAGATGGCCAAGTGCCTAAATATGTTACAATGGTGGCCGAAACAAATGTACAGGGAGCATGGAGAGATCACCGAACTTCTGGAGGAATTGTAATGGATGTGCTAACCAACGAAGTTGTTTGCAGAGGTCTTTCTATGCCTCACTCACCAAGAATACATAATGGAACTCTTTGGCTTCTGGAAGCTGGCTCCGGCTACCTTGGTTATGTTGATATAGAAAGTAAAACATTTAACCGAACTACTTTTTGTCCAGGGTTTTTACGAGGGTTGACCTTTATCGGAAACTATGCTATTGTGGGCATGTCTAAAAACAGAGAGAATAAGCTCTTTCAAGATTTAGAACTAGATGAAAACTTAAAGGCACATAACACAAAACCGAAGTGCGGATTCAAAATTATAAAATTAGCAACGGGTAAAATTGTGGAGCATCTCCACCTAGAAGGTGTTGTACGGGAACTTTTCGACATCATGATCATGCCACAGATAAAGAACCCTTTAGTGGTAAGTTCGGAAGAAAAGGATATTCATAAAATGGTTACCATCGGATCACTTAAGAAGAGAAATTAATCCTGAAAAACGAGGACAGAACCGGACTTCGTCCGCCCCATTTTCTGATTTGTATATTTGGTGGCTGGAAGACATCGTTTGGGAATCAACAAAGAAATATTGATCATTTTTAACGGTAGTATATAAAGAGGACATTATTGAATGTCCAAATAAAACAGGAGAGAGTTTAATAACTCTTTGTGAACATGAATATACCTACATTTCGCATCAAGAAATTTGATAGCCGTTCTAATAAATGGTTTCTCTTTAGCATATTCTTACTAATACTTCTCTCCGACAGATACAATACGTTAAAATATTTTGGATTTGTTTACACAGATCTGGATCAAATGGTAATGTGGAATGGTGTTCTAGACTATTCTCAAGGAATATTTCATGAACCATTTTTTTATGGTCAAGCCTTCAACTATATGCTCGAATCATTATTTGCCGTTCCTCTCTTTTGGGTAAATATTCCAGTTTATATTGCTCTACCAATAGTAACAACAATACTATCCATAATCCCATTCATTGCACTAGCTGTATACTTCACAAGAAGAGGTTATCCATTCTGGGCCTATTTAACCTTAACATTCCCTGTTCTTCTTCCACTAGAATACAATTTCCTTACAACTATTTCGAGAGGGTGTACCCAAGCCAATCTATTTATTCCACTACTATTTATTCCCCTCTTTAATCCACAGAACAAAAGAAATGTAACAATACTGTATGTCGTTTCTGGAATTTGCTTAGTAGCCAATCCTAGCTCTGCGCTGCTCATAGTACCTATCTGTATGGTGATGTTCGTACACCAACCAATTCTGTTTCTTTCTACATAAAATCATTATTGGTTATTCCTTTTTTCGTAATTGACTTCTTCGCCAAACAGTTCTACGTAACTCACAGCGAGCGCGTGTTACATAAGCTAATTGGCATATCGATAGATTCAGAAACCTTTTTAAAAAGCATTAAAAATGCTAATATTTTCGAAAACCTTTTCCCTTTTTTATCCAACGTAGGAATATTGTATCTTGCTTTATTCTTAGCACTTGCAATTTTCACATTGTATAAATCAAATAAGAAAGAATCTATATTTATCTTCTCAGCCTTATCACTGTTAATTATCACATTAGCCATTCCTAAAATTCAAGAATCTTACCCCGGCACCGGAATTTTTTTCTCTTCTAGCAGATTATACCTCACTGTACCTATCCTACTTATTTTATCCCTCTATTTTTCTTTTCGATTTATACCTCAAAAACCATACTTAACATTTGCACTTCTAATTATCTGTATATCCACCATTACGATTAAAAATATGAATATTCAAGAAGATTCTGAACAGGTTTTCTTAGCATCTTCTTTCCCTGTCGAACGTAATAAAAAACTGATAGAATCAGCTGCCCGCACTAGAATCTTGATTAACGAATACGATTTAGACCTAGTTGTGAATACCACGTTTTCTACGATAAAATATGTATTCGACAGCTATGCATTTAATCCATTGATGTATCACGATATGGAGAAAGATAGCAATGTTATTTCTGTTAATCTCGATGGTGATCGACGCACTTGGCTATTCGGAGAATCGGAGAATTGTACAAATATTTTACTCAATGGTATCAAGGTAGAACCGTCTCTATTAAACAATTTTGACCATGTAGTGATTAGCGATACACAACTTATTATTAGAAATAATGACTTAAAAGTATCTGAATTATTTCGAAGAATTAATTGGGAATTTAAAAATACACACCTCTAAAACAAAAGTCTAAATCCCTTCAAAAGGCCAATTGTTATAGATATTATTGAAGAAACTTTAGAGGGATGGACTGAAAAATCCGATAGTTTATATTCACCTAAATAGCTTGGAATTTCTAACTGCTAACATTTTATACCTTTGGTCACAAATCATTTTGTAGCTTGAAGGTTACTAAAGAAAATATTGGCAAGTATCTTAAGGAAGGGTCGGACGACGCTTACCACTTCGTGTATACACACTACTTTCCTTTTATGTGTAAGATGGGAATCTTAAAGGAAGAAACACCCAGGCCCAATATGGCTTACGCATTATCAATATTACCACTGGGGAAATTGAAGAGTCTATGCAAAATTGAAGATATGGTTAAAGAATTATTTGATGTAATGATTATGCCAGGAATATTGAAACCTCTTCTTAATTGGAATCCAAAATGAAGAAGTTCATCGCATGATTTCTATGGAGCCCCAATGAATTAAGGATGCATCAGATTACAACCTCGCGCATCACTATTATCAAAACGACCTAACACTTCAAATGCGCCTTTATCATTTTGCTTACCTATATCTTGGGTCGCTACAAATGCACAAGAATGTACATTGGCTAGGTCTATCACATTAATACCACCGTTAATTCCAGAACCAACAATAGACAGTGGATCATTCGTATCTCTAATAAGAACTTTCATCCAAGGTGGACAATTAAAAATCCCGTTAGCTTTTGAATAAGCTTGAGATAACAATTCTGTCATTCCATATTCAGATTGAATTGCCCAAACCTTAAAACCATCCTTAAGAATTTGATGCATCTCGGATCTCACCATCTCTTTCCTTCTTCCTTTCATTCCGCCAGTTTCCATAATAATTGCCCCTGGCATTACAACATCGGCAAGTTCTACAAAATCTAAAAGAGCATAACTCACACCAACAACAATCATTCGTTTTCCAGCATTCAATACTTTATTCAAATGCTTCTCCAATAAAGATGGATCCTTATCGAATACTCCACTCCCATTCTTTTCTGTTTTCTCCAAAAGATCGCTCATCATGTATATGAGAGACGAATTTTCATTGTCGTAATAACTTGGCAAAAGCACCATAAAGCAATACCCGTCTATATCACCATAAGCATGTTCGAAGCCAGCCCGAAAACTTTTTTCGTAGAGCTTAACATCTAAAACATGGTGAGCACTTCGTCCCTCATTACCAGTTCCGCTGCTATAAAAAACAGTTTCAATCTCCCTATCTCCGCAAATTATTTTTTTCGTTTTAAAGAATTCTATAGGTAAAAATGGGATATCGGAAGAACTCTTAATAGATGATGGATCAACTTTTAGAACATCCACATATGTTTTATAAACTGCACAATTCTCGTATTGGTGCTGAAAGAGTTCTAGAGCGCATGCATCAAAAACATCAGAAGTGTTTATCTGAAATACTTTCTCTTTAAATTCGTTTAACTGTATTTGATCCATTAGGTATATCTCTATGGTAAGCTTAGATCCTGAAAAATTAGTTATTTTTAGTTCACGATGCCTTTAAAAAATCTCTTTTATATACTCCTTTTCACCACACTCTGTTTCGGCTGTGATGACACGCCAATTTTCTCCGAAATTCCTCACATTACCTTTAAATCGTTTACTAATGTAGAAAACGGAGCTCTTTTAACTATTGAATTTAAAGACGGCGATGGGGATATTGGGGTGAAATTAGATGGAAATGGGATTCCAAAAGGTTCGGATAAAAACTTGCAGTTAACATATTATAGGAAAGCAGATGGGGTTTATAGAGATATCTATTCCTTTATTTCTCCATCGGATACCAATTATATAGTACCACACTATCAAGTGCCTGATGTAACTCCTCTTGGGCAGAATCAGGTTCTACAAGGGTTTATTACCGTTAATATTGTTAATCCTTGGATAGACCCCAAAGCTATCTCTGGAGATACAATAAAATATAATATTGTGTTATTTGACCGTACTGGAAACAATAGCAATACTGCTTCCACGGGAGATATAATAATTGATTAGTCTTTCTCTCCTATTATAGCTTCTGTAACATTGATAATGTGATCACCAATCTTCTCGCACCTAGAGAATAAGTCATTATATATCATACTGTTTTCCACATTATACATTTCTGTTTCAATCGTCTTATAATGCATTTTTCTAAGCTCATTTCTGCACTTATTAATTGCAAGCTCTGCTTCCATAGCCGCATCAACAGTCACTGTAGTATCGTCTGCTTCTAAGTTAGCCACCATTATCTTCAAGGCATTTTCCATCAAAACAAACATATTAGATAAATTAGTTCTTTGCTCCTCGCGTAAAGCGATTTCCTTATCTAACATACGCTCAACCCCTTTCGACATTTGATAATAGATATCCCCTATTCGCTCCATATCGGTAATCATACCAAGCATTCCTCTTACCCTTAAAGAAGACAGCTCCGACAACTCTACCTGCGCCGTTTTAGCCAAATAATCTGCAACGTCGATCTCAATTTTATCTGTTATGTCTTCATATTTGGCCAATTTTTCAATCATAACACGGCGCTGCTTTTTATCTGTGTTACTTACCAACTCACACATAAAGCCATGCATTTTCATAGTAACTCTACCAAAATGTGCTACCTCCTGCTTCGCATTATAAATAGCTATTTCAGGAGTTGCTGTAATACCCCCATCAATAAATTCTAATCGGTGTTGCTCATCTTCTTCTCCTTGAGATGGAATCATTTTCTCAACTATCTTAACAATAAATTGCACAAACCCAATTAAGAAAAGGACATTCAGTATATTGAAAACACTATGAAAAATAGAAAGTGCAATTGGAATAGATTCTGGAGAATTGCCACTTAACGGTGAAACACCACTTTCCGACATCATGTATTTATCTATACCTATCAAGAAAAAATGCAACAGACCAATCATCCAAACCACACCAAACATGTTAAAGATAAAGTGAGCTCTCGCTGCTCTTTTAGCATGTACGTTTCCAATCATTGAGGCCAAATAAGCCGTAATTGTTGTTCCTATATTTTCTCCTAATACCATCGAGGCCGCAATCTCAAAAGGAATCCATCCATTGTGACACATTACTAGCGTTAAAGCCATTGCCGCACTAGACGATTGAACCACCACGGTTAACACAGTACCTACACCCACAAACATCAATGTAGACAAGAACCCCATACCCGTATAATCCTGAAAAAAAGCGAGTAGCTCTGGATTCGCTTTCAAATCTGGAACAGAATGTTTCAATGCATCCAATCCCATAAATAACAAGGCAAAACCTATTAGTATTTCCGCTGTATGCTTTAGTTTAATATTCGACATGAACATCATTGGAAATCCTATTGCAATTATAGGAAGTGCAATTGCCGCCATTTTAACTTTAAAACCTAATATCGATATCAACCAAGCCGTAATCGTTGTACCTACATTGGCACCCATAATAACACCTACTGATTCTACTAATGAAAGTAATCCTGCATTTACAAAACTCACCACCATTACTGTAGTAGCAGAAGATGATTGGACTAAGCAAGTAATTAAGAACCCTGTTCCAACACCGAGAAACCGGTTGGACGTCATAACACTTAATATTCCACGCATCCTTTCACCAGCAACTTTTTGTATCCCTTCGCTCATCACCTTCATACCATATATGAAGAATCCCAGCGCGCCAATAAGTCTTAAAAAGTCAAAAAATCCGTATTCCATTTATGTTAAAATTAGATTTAATCTATGCTAACAAAGCTATTTCAGATAGATTAAAAGGGAAGGGAATCAATGTTAAGTTTATGTTAACTCTCGCTTGAGGTGTTAGACGTTAATTCGGCTATAGATGTTGCAATAACAGACTGAATATCTATATATTGCCTTTCAATATTAGCGTCATTCAACACTTCTAATCTATTAATGCAATTTTTTATATTCAGTTTTGATTGAGATACACAAATAAAATTCTCTCTACCGTCATGATAATCAGCTAAATATTCCTGTTCTGTTTGTCCCTCTGTTGGAACCAATATTGCCTTCTTCTTAAGGGTAGTCAAATCCATGATAGTAGAATATCCCGATCGAGAAATTATATAATCCGACTGCTCTATTGCGTGCTGCATCTCCTCCGATCCCAAATGTGAAACAATGGTAACATTACCTCCTCTTACTGGCTCATTTTCATCTAATATACCTCTCACAAGAAGTGATTTCCCACTCAATTCCTTTAACTCTTGATATACTAATTTCTCAAAAATTGTTCTTTGAGGTTCAGGACCACTAACAATTGCCATGCACTTATAGATAGATTTGCATTCCTTATTCTTGTACGAAAACCGAGACAATGGTCCAATGAATTTAACCCTGTTTTTTAATGCTTCTGAAGCGCTCAATTTTCCACTTAGGTTATTGTCTCCTGAATAATCCGGAATCCAGCATTCATCAAATTCGTTTATATATTTTCTATTTAACTGGTTCATTGCTTTTTGAAAGACGGGTGTTTGTATCTCTACCTGATGCGTAATAAAAACATTCGGCACTTTCGAAGATGTTAGTCCAAACCGGTTATCCGATATCACAAAATCAACCTTATTCTCTGCTACTATTTTTTCTAGTATTTTGCCTTCATCGCCTATTCTCAATAATATTTTAGGAATATTCAGAACCATTTTTAGTTTCAACCATTTCTTAGCATATCGAACATCATATCCAGGTAAAGGGAAAAAATCCAATTCTGGAAATTCTTGTTTAAGCAATCTCATTGGATCTCGATCGGTTGCAATTACAACAGTATGACCCAGAACAATTAATGCGCGGATAATGGGAATACATCTTGTTGCATGACCCAACCCCCAATCTAATGGAGCAATTAAAACTTTTAATTTTTTGGACAAGAATAAATTAAATTTGTCTTCATTAAAGTTAAACGATTTATACTATGTACCTATGAAAAATCGAAATCCCAATATTTAACAAAAAAATAGAAAGTGGCAGGCAAAAACAAATTAATGCGCTTTGAAGCATTAAAAACATTTGACAATGTATTTCAACAGGACATGGACGAAATCAAAGATGGATTTCGATTACAAGGAAAGTGGGCAAAAGAATATTTCAAAAACGACAACCC encodes the following:
- a CDS encoding metallophosphoesterase produces the protein MRNKVKYIIALMLSSMLVQAQVIRGPYLQLGTSSSVIIKWRTDSATFGIVNYGTSLGALNSSVSDTVVNTDHELMLSGLTPNTKYYYDIADSSSIILVADTNMYYMSSPTIGTSQFTRAWILGDAGWFWGPQTAAKNAYYNYVDTVSINPGQTDMVLLLGDNAYDDGTDTEYQTGLFDPYVDMFKKSVTWSCIGNHDGYSAFSNSQTGPYYDIFTFPTAGEAGGVASGTEAYYSFDYGNIHFIVLESNSMSLNQTQKDWLLMDIQATTQDWIIALYHHGPYTHGTHNSDTESGHVNMRDFIQPTLEAYGIDVGLAGHSHVYERTFFINGHYGNSGTFDKAEHVIGYNGELSGRDGTSDGAYGKSFTEMEGAVYVTSGSASGAEGGTLDHNAHYYAESTTGTSVIETEPDGMGGEKLTLKFISDNGSVDDYFTIHKTVSGVFDYVLSSTGESCPGDCDGNASVEVSGGIGPYDYMWSNGELGDDVIAGTYSTSSNLCPGTYTVTVTDDGGNGNSSTKNIEVG
- a CDS encoding response regulator, with the translated sequence MQSILVVDDEPMAREILISQLRTKYPRIDVYQADNGVNALAMLKHITPDVVVFDINMPNMNGSQLVR
- a CDS encoding TIGR03032 family protein — translated: MAEEEKEETIEVNTSSNLYSWLIENNTSLAFTTYQVGKVVTVGVNPNKTVNVSVNSFRKCMGIALKDETMWLSTLFQIWRLDNGIVPGRLFNNHDKAYVPQVGYTTGDLEVHDLIIGIDDKPVFVNTRFNCLSTISDTHSFIPIWKPPFITDLVPEDRCHLNGLAADGQVPKYVTMVAETNVQGAWRDHRTSGGIVMDVLTNEVVCRGLSMPHSPRIHNGTLWLLEAGSGYLGYVDIESKTFNRTTFCPGFLRGLTFIGNYAIVGMSKNRENKLFQDLELDENLKAHNTKPKCGFKIIKLATGKIVEHLHLEGVVRELFDIMIMPQIKNPLVVSSEEKDIHKMVTIGSLKKRN
- a CDS encoding acyl transferase, translated to MDQIQLNEFKEKVFQINTSDVFDACALELFQHQYENCAVYKTYVDVLKVDPSSIKSSSDIPFLPIEFFKTKKIICGDREIETVFYSSGTGNEGRSAHHVLDVKLYEKSFRAGFEHAYGDIDGYCFMVLLPSYYDNENSSLIYMMSDLLEKTEKNGSGVFDKDPSLLEKHLNKVLNAGKRMIVVGVSYALLDFVELADVVMPGAIIMETGGMKGRRKEMVRSEMHQILKDGFKVWAIQSEYGMTELLSQAYSKANGIFNCPPWMKVLIRDTNDPLSIVGSGINGGINVIDLANVHSCAFVATQDIGKQNDKGAFEVLGRFDNSDARGCNLMHP
- a CDS encoding Na/Pi cotransporter family protein, which translates into the protein MEYGFFDFLRLIGALGFFIYGMKVMSEGIQKVAGERMRGILSVMTSNRFLGVGTGFLITCLVQSSSATTVMVVSFVNAGLLSLVESVGVIMGANVGTTITAWLISILGFKVKMAAIALPIIAIGFPMMFMSNIKLKHTAEILIGFALLFMGLDALKHSVPDLKANPELLAFFQDYTGMGFLSTLMFVGVGTVLTVVVQSSSAAMALTLVMCHNGWIPFEIAASMVLGENIGTTITAYLASMIGNVHAKRAARAHFIFNMFGVVWMIGLLHFFLIGIDKYMMSESGVSPLSGNSPESIPIALSIFHSVFNILNVLFLIGFVQFIVKIVEKMIPSQGEEDEQHRLEFIDGGITATPEIAIYNAKQEVAHFGRVTMKMHGFMCELVSNTDKKQRRVMIEKLAKYEDITDKIEIDVADYLAKTAQVELSELSSLRVRGMLGMITDMERIGDIYYQMSKGVERMLDKEIALREEQRTNLSNMFVLMENALKIMVANLEADDTTVTVDAAMEAELAINKCRNELRKMHYKTIETEMYNVENSMIYNDLFSRCEKIGDHIINVTEAIIGEKD
- a CDS encoding glycosyltransferase; amino-acid sequence: MSKKLKVLIAPLDWGLGHATRCIPIIRALIVLGHTVVIATDRDPMRLLKQEFPELDFFPLPGYDVRYAKKWLKLKMVLNIPKILLRIGDEGKILEKIVAENKVDFVISDNRFGLTSSKVPNVFITHQVEIQTPVFQKAMNQLNRKYINEFDECWIPDYSGDNNLSGKLSASEALKNRVKFIGPLSRFSYKNKECKSIYKCMAIVSGPEPQRTIFEKLVYQELKELSGKSLLVRGILDENEPVRGGNVTIVSHLGSEEMQHAIEQSDYIISRSGYSTIMDLTTLKKKAILVPTEGQTEQEYLADYHDGRENFICVSQSKLNIKNCINRLEVLNDANIERQYIDIQSVIATSIAELTSNTSSES